A genomic segment from Sparus aurata chromosome 10, fSpaAur1.1, whole genome shotgun sequence encodes:
- the LOC115589840 gene encoding uncharacterized protein LOC115589840 isoform X1: protein MIRLDILLLLVACCGDSVHPEERNNFSHDPLNPDRLQCPITTIVGKDGDTVILPCSTKDKMDISHEEVEWTFKDPTTGKDKVVHTYFQGEDFLYKQSDEFKDRTSLFKEELSSGNCSLSLLVTTSHDGSYRCFVPGNLPCNFTLKVLPEGEEDSSQKHQDVTESPDNPNSTDGQNNVTGVVVGGVLGVVALIIIITLAYRYREQLKNLPCSQRKPKNQQIYQDVPLQAQRPPQDEGNPNSEVM from the exons ATGATACGGCTCGACattctgctcctgctggtggCCTGTTGTGGAGACTCAG TCCAtccagaagaaagaaacaacttCTCTCATGATCCACTTAACCCAGACA GGTTGCAGTGCCCAATTACAACCATTGTAGGAAAAGATGGTGACACAGTGATTCTCCCATGTTCAACAAAGGACAAGATGGATATCAGTCATGAAGAAGTTGAGTGGACATTTAAAGATCCAACTACAGGGAAAGATAAAGTTGTCCATACATATTTTCAGGGTGAAGATTTCCTTTACAAACAGAGTGACGAGTTCAAAGACCGAACATCTCTTTTCAAGGAGGAACTGTCCTCAGGGAACTGTTCTCTGAGTCTGCTAGTAACCACATCTCATGATGGTTCATACCGCTGCTTCGTTCCAGGGAATCTCCCCTGTAACTTTACCCTCAAAG TTCTtccagaaggagaagaagactcCTCTCAGAAGCATCAGGATGTTACTGAGTCTCCAGATAACCCAAACA GCACAGACGGACAGAACAATGTTACTGGTGTTGTTGTCGGTGGTGTTCTTGGTGTTGTtgctctcatcatcatcatcactttgGCCTACCGTTATCGTGAGCAGCTTAAGAACT TGCCCTGCTCACAGAGAAAGCCCAAAAACCAACAAATCTATCAGGACGTTCCGCTCCAGGCTCAACGACCACCTCAAGATGAAGGTAACCCAAACTCTGAGgtcatgtag
- the LOC115589840 gene encoding uncharacterized protein LOC115589840 isoform X2, producing MIRLDILLLLVACCGDSVHPEERNNFSHDPLNPDRLQCPITTIVGKDGDTVILPCSTKDKMDISHEEVEWTFKDPTTGKDKVVHTYFQGEDFLYKQSDEFKDRTSLFKEELSSGNCSLSLLVTTSHDGSYRCFVPGNLPCNFTLKVLPEGEEDSSQKHQDVTESPDNPNSTDGQNNVTGVVVGGVLGVVALIIIITLAYRYREQLKNLPCSQRKPKNQQIYQDVPLQAQRPPQDEEKPVY from the exons ATGATACGGCTCGACattctgctcctgctggtggCCTGTTGTGGAGACTCAG TCCAtccagaagaaagaaacaacttCTCTCATGATCCACTTAACCCAGACA GGTTGCAGTGCCCAATTACAACCATTGTAGGAAAAGATGGTGACACAGTGATTCTCCCATGTTCAACAAAGGACAAGATGGATATCAGTCATGAAGAAGTTGAGTGGACATTTAAAGATCCAACTACAGGGAAAGATAAAGTTGTCCATACATATTTTCAGGGTGAAGATTTCCTTTACAAACAGAGTGACGAGTTCAAAGACCGAACATCTCTTTTCAAGGAGGAACTGTCCTCAGGGAACTGTTCTCTGAGTCTGCTAGTAACCACATCTCATGATGGTTCATACCGCTGCTTCGTTCCAGGGAATCTCCCCTGTAACTTTACCCTCAAAG TTCTtccagaaggagaagaagactcCTCTCAGAAGCATCAGGATGTTACTGAGTCTCCAGATAACCCAAACA GCACAGACGGACAGAACAATGTTACTGGTGTTGTTGTCGGTGGTGTTCTTGGTGTTGTtgctctcatcatcatcatcactttgGCCTACCGTTATCGTGAGCAGCTTAAGAACT TGCCCTGCTCACAGAGAAAGCCCAAAAACCAACAAATCTATCAGGACGTTCCGCTCCAGGCTCAACGACCACCTCAAGATGAAG AGAAACCAGTGTATTAA